A window of the Glaciimonas sp. CA11.2 genome harbors these coding sequences:
- the rplX gene encoding 50S ribosomal protein L24 has translation MDKIRKSDEIIVLTGKDKGKRGVVKQRVDANFVIVDGINIAKKATKPNPMTGETGGIVDKLMPIHVSNVALFNAATGKADRVGFKDVDGKKVRVFKSSGEVVKV, from the coding sequence ATGGATAAGATTCGGAAAAGTGACGAGATAATCGTCCTGACTGGTAAAGACAAGGGCAAGCGCGGAGTTGTAAAGCAACGCGTTGATGCTAACTTCGTTATCGTTGATGGTATTAACATCGCTAAAAAAGCGACTAAGCCAAATCCGATGACGGGTGAAACTGGTGGCATCGTTGATAAGCTGATGCCAATTCATGTGTCAAATGTTGCGTTGTTCAACGCAGCAACTGGCAAGGCAGATCGCGTTGGTTTTAAAGACGTGGACGGTAAAAAAGTTCGCGTCTTCAAGTCCAGCGGCG